The DNA window GTCGACGACCTCGTCAGAGTCTTCGTCGACCATCTCCCCGCCGCTGGCCTCTTCGACATCGGCCCGCAGGTCGTCGTCGGTGTCCTCGTCCCAGCCCAGCTCCTGGACAACCATGCCGTGTGTAATGCCAAGCTTCTGAGCGTAGTTCTGCGCGTCCGCCGCGGCGACCACGGTGGTGTCCTCCTCAACTCCAGACAATAGGTAGTTGCAAGCGAACATGGTTATCGCCTCGAGCGCAAGCTGATCGGACGAAATACCCACGGAATGTCGCATGACAACCTCGTCTCGTCGGCCGATTTTCGCTGACCGGGCATGGTTCTGGCCCGAATCCTCGTGATGTGGTTTTCGCGGCGAGTCGCTCGGCTCAGCGTTTCGGGCAGGCGTCCTTGACCGCGTTGCGCGCGTCGTTGACCCGCTTGCTCGCATCGTTGAGCCCGCCGACCGGTGCGGTGTAGGTCATCTTGCGGGTCTCCGCGGCCAGCTGCCGCGCGGCCGCGACGTACTCGGCGAATTTCGCTTGCAGTTCCGTGGGTAGCGCGCCGTTGGCGTTGTTCACGCCGGTCTCGACCTTGGTGGCGGCGTCCTCGAGCGTCTTGGCCGCGGTGTCGCGCTTGGCGTTGTAGTCCGGCGCGTTCGCGTCGTGCGCATCTACGAATTCGTTGTACTTCGAAACACCGACACCTGTAGTTGTGGGGAATTGACCACAGTTGTCGCCGATCGCCTGCGCCTGTGCGGCGGCCTTGCGCGAAGAAGTGGCCGCAGCGGAGGATGAGGCCGCCTCGGTCTTGTACGCGGCAAGCTCCGAGGCATTCGGATTGGCAACTCCGTCAACGTGTTTCGCGCATCCCGCGACAGTCAGCCCGAATACGACCGCCACTGTCGCGCACACCGCTCCGAACCCGCGTGGGTCCAGCACCTTCATCGTCCTCCGCGCTCCTGTTCGTCTCGGCGGTCCTCGACTCACGTTCCCTGCGGAACGGTAACGCAGATGCCCCTGACATGATGACCTGGGCCACAACTTCCGCAAGGATGGAGGTGCGCCCGAACCTAACGCAGACGGACGGTCCGCCAACCACGCGTGCCCGCCCGGGGAAACAGACGCCCATCAGCATGTCCACCCCCTGTACGAGGAGCAGATTTGACCGACCTGATCCACTCTTCCGCGCCAGCGAAATCCGCTGGCACCGAATCCGCACCTGCCCCGGCCACGGGCCGCGATCCGCACGGATCGCACAACCAACCGGCCGAGCGCGTGCGGGTCATCCGCGAAGGGGTGGCGTCCTACCTACCGGACATCGACCCGGAGGAAACCTCCGAATGGCTCGAATCGTTCGATGAAATGCTCGACCGGGAAGGTCCGGGCCGCGCGCGTTACCTCATGCTCCGGCTGTTGGAACGCGCCGGTGAGCGTAGGGTCGCCATACCCGCTTTGACCTCCACCGACTATGTCAACACCATCCCCACCGAGAACGAGCCGTGGTTCCCCGGCGACGAAGAGGTGGAGCGACGGTTCCGTGCCTGGATCCGCTGGAACGCGGCGATCATGGTGCATCGGGCGCAGCGCCCCGGCATTGGTGTGGGCGGCCACATCTCGACCTACGCGTCCTCGGCGGCGCTCTACGAGGTCGGCTTCAACCACTTCTTCCGCGGCAAGGACCACTCCGGTGGTGGCGACTCGATCTTCATCCAGGGTCACGCCTCGCCGGGGATCTATGCCCGCGCCTTCCTCGAGGGCCGGTTGAGCACCGACCGGATGGACGGCTTCCGGCAGGAGTACAGCCACGGCGGACCGGGCCACGGCCTGCCGTCGTACCCGCACCCGCGGCTGCTGAACGACTTCTGGGAGTTCCCGACGGTGTCGATGGGCCTCGGCCCGATGAACGCCATCTACCAGGCGCGGTTCAACCACTACCTGCACGACCGCGGCATCAAGGACACCTCCGATCAGCACGTCTGGGCCTTCCTGGGCGACGGTGAGATGGACGAACCGGAGTCGCGCGGCCTGATCCAGGTGGCCGCGAACGAGGGTCTGGACAACCTCACCTTCGTGATCAACTGCAACCTGCAGCGCCTCGACGGCCCGGTGCGCGGTAACGGCAAGATCATCCAGGAGTTGGAGTCGTTCTTCCGCGGCGCGGGCTGGAACGTCATCAAGGTGATCTGGGGCCGGGAGTGGGACGCGCTGCTCGGCGCCGACCGCGACGGTGCCCTGGTGAACCTGATGAACACCACCCCCGACGGCGATTTCCAGACCTACAAGGCCAACGACGGCGCGTATGTCCGCGACCACTTCTTCGGCCGCGACCCGCGGACCAAGGCGCTGGTGCAGGATCTGTCCGACGAAGGCATCTGGAACCTCAAGCGCGGCGGTCACGACTACCGCAAGGTCTACGCCGCGTACGCGGCCGCGATGGCGCACAAGGGCCAGCCGACGGTGATCCTGGCCAAGACCATCAAGGGCTACACCCTCGGCAAGCACTTCGAGGGTCGCAACGCCACCCACCAGATGAAGAAGCTGACGCTGCAGGACCTCAAGGACTTCCGCGATCTGCAGCGGATTCCGATCAGCGACGCCGAACTGGAGAAGGATCCCTACCTGCCCCCGTACTACCACCCGGGTATGGAGGCGAACGAGATCCAGTACCTGCTCGATCGCCGCAAGGCGCTCGGCGGCTTCTTGCCCGAACGGCGCACCACGGCAAAGCCGCTGCAACTGCCGGGCGACGAGGCATACAAGTCGGTGCGCAAGGGTTCCGGCAAGCAGAACGTGGCCACCACCATGGCCCTGGTTCGGCTCATGAAGGAGCTGTTGCGGGACAAGGAGATCGGCAAGCGGATCGTGCCGATTATTCCGGACGAGGCCCGTACCTTCGGTATGGACTCGTGGTTCCCTTCGTTGAAGATCTACAACCGCAACGGCCAGTTGTACACCTCGGTCGACGCGGAATTGATGCTTGCCTACAAAGAGAGCTCGGTCGGGCAGATCCTGCACGAGGGCATCAACGAGGCCGGATCGACCGCGTCGTTCACCGCGGCGGGCACGTCCTACGCCACCCACGGCGAGCCGATGATCCCGCTGTACATCTTCTATTCGATGTTCGGCTTCCAGCGCACCGGCGATGGATTGTGGGCCGCCGCGGACCAGTTGGCCCGTGGCTTCGTGCTCGGAGCAACCGCCGGGCGAACCACGCTGACCGGTGAGGGTCTGCAGCACAACGATGGCCACTCGCTGCTGCTGGCCTCGACCAACCCGGCCGTGGTCACCTACGATCCCGCGTTCTCCTTCGAGATCGCGCACATCGTGCGGGACGGCCTGCGTCGCATGTACGGCGGCGGCACCGCGGAGCCCGGCCCCGGCGCACTGCCCGGCACGCACCCGCACGGGTCGGCGGGCGAGTTCGGCGGCGAGGACATTTTCTACTACATCACCCTCTACAACGAGCCGTATGTGCAGCCCGCCGAGCCCGACGATCTCGATATCGCCGGTCTGCTCAAGGGCTTGTATGTGTACAAGCGCGGTGGCGAGGGCAGTGTGCGCGCGCAGATCCTGGTCTCGGGCGTCACGGTGCCCGACGGTGTGCGGGCCCAGGCGCTGCTCGCCGAGGAGTGGGGTGTGCAGGCCGATGTCTGGTCGGTGACCTCGTGGGGCGAACTCCGCAAAGAGGCGCTGAGCAAGGAGATCGCCGAGCTGCGCAACCCGGGCACCGATGCCGGGGTGCCATACGTCACCCAGGCGCTGGCCAGGGTCGAGGGTCCGTATGTGGCCGCGACGGACTGGATGCGCGCGGTGCCCGATCAGGTCCGCAAGTGGGTCCCCGGTGATTTCACCACGCTCGGCACGGACGGATTCGGTTTCTCCGACACCCGTCCCGCCGCGCGCCGGGTCTACAACGTGGACGCGCAGTCGATTGTGGTCGCGGCGCTGTCCGCACTCGCTCGCACGGGGAAGATCGACCCTGTGAAGGCGCGTGAGGCGGCGGCCAAATACCGCATCGATGATGTCGACGCCGCGCCGAAGTCGGCTCCCGGCGCCGAAGATGAACTCGCATAGCGGACGATTGGATGGTGGAACGTAAACCGCCGCGGCCGCGACGGATCTCCGAAGGCTCCTCCGAGCACGAGGTGTATCTGCCGACGGGCGCGCTCTCCCCGAACCGGCAAAACCGCGATCCGCTCCCGGATACGCTGCTCAAACGCGTGAAGCAGTTCTCCGGGCGTCTCTCTACCGAGGCGGTCGGATCGATGCAGGATCGGTTGCCGTTCTTCGCCGATCTGGACGCCGCGCAGCGCGCGGGCGTCCAGATGCTGGTGCAGACCGCGGTGGTGAACTTCCTCGAATGGCTACAGGACCCGGATAGCGATATCCGGTTCAGCCTGGACGCCTTCCAAGTGATTCCACAGGACCTGGCGCGGCGGCTGACGCTGCGCCAGACCGTGGACATGGTCCGCGTCGCCATGGAGTTCTTCGAACAGTGGCTGCCCGCGCTCGCGCGCAACGACCGGCAGCTGGTCGCACTCACCGAGGCGGTGCTGCGCTACGGGCGTGAGCTCGGATTCGCCGCCGCCTCGGTGTACGCGAGCGCCGCGGAATCCCGCGGTGCGTGGGATACCCGCCTCGAGGCGCTCGTCGTGGACGCCGTGGTCCGTGGCGATACCGGCCCGGACATGCTGTCGCGGGCCGCGACCCTCAACTGGGATGCCACCGCACCGGCGACGGTGCTGGTCGGTACGCCGCCGGGAGACCAGGGCGTTTCGATGGTCGGCTCGGTGCACACCATCGCCGCGCGGCACGGTCGCGCGGCACTGGCCGTCGTCCAGGGCGCCCGGCTGGTCATGGTGGTCAGCGGAAATCTCGGTGAGTCCTCTTTTATATCGCCGTTCCTCGCGGACCTGCTCGCCGAGGTGTTCTCGGACGGGCCGGTGGTGATCGGCCCGACCACGCGCACCCTTGGCGCCGCGCATGCCAGCGCGGTGGAGGCGCTGGCCGGAATGGAGGCCGTGGTGGGCTGGCGCGGCGCGCCACGCCCGGTGCACGCAACGGAATTATTGCCCGAACGCGCTTTGTTGGGTGACCGAGCTGCGATCGACGCGTTGAACGAGTATCTTGTCCTTCCGTTGGCCGCTGCGGGTTCCTCGCTGGCCGACACTCTCGAGGCCTATCTGGATTGCGGTGGCGCGGTCGAGACGTGCGCGCGTCAGCTGTACGTTCATCCAAATACCGTTCGGTACCGCCTCAAGCGGATAGCCGAGATCACCGGGCGTGATCCGATGAATCCGAGGGACGCGTATGTGCTCCGGATCGCCGCCACGGTAGGTCGTTTGACACGAACCCGTAACGAATCGTCAACATCTACCCCAGAGGTCACTCAATTCTCGATGGGTCACGACGGCGTGTAACGGCGGCAGCGGATCAGTCGATCGGGACAACTCACGTGGCCTTTTGTGGGACCCCCACAAAACCACTCGGCAAGGTTCATTCGCGTCGACATCTCGTGCGGCCCACCTCACAGTGTTGTCTTAGAGGTGTGATCGCGTTGTTCGCCCCAGGACAGGGGTCCCAGACACCCGGCATGCTCGCGCCTTGGCTCGACCTTCCCGGCGCGACCGATCGGCTCGCTCTCTGGTCCAAGGCCTCCGGCCTGGATCTGGTCCGCCTCGGCACCACCGCGACGGCCGAAGAGATCACCGATACTGCCGTTACCCAACCGCTCGTGGTTGCCGCGGCGCTGCTGGCATTTTCGGAAGTAGAGCCGGATTCACTTCCGGCCGCTACCATCATCGCTGGACATTCGGTCGGTGAGCTCGCTGCCGCCGCGGTCGCCGGAGTCATCTCCGCCGACGACGCGGTCGCGTTGGCCGCCATCCGCGGTGCGGAGATGGCCAAGGCGTGCGCGCTGGAGCCGACCGGTATGTCCGCGGTGCTCGGTGGCGATGAGGCCACCGTGCTCGCGCGGCTCGAAGAGCTCGACCTCGTCCCGGCCAACCGCAACGCAGCGGGTCAGATCGTGGCCGCTGGACGAATGGCTGCCCTGGCGGAACTCGCCGCGAACCCACCCGAGAAGGCTCGGGTGCGTGCGCTGCCCGTCGCGGGTGCCTTCCACACCGCGTTCATGGCCCCGGCTCAGGACGCTGTGACGGAAGCCATAGCCAAGATCACGCCGAAGGAGCCGACCCGGATCCTGCTTTCGAACTTCGACGGCAAGGTGGTCGCCTCCGGCGCTGATGCGGTCGCTAAGCTCGCGGCGCAGGTCACCCGGCCCGTCCGTTGGGACCTGTGCACCGAGACCGTCCGGCAAGCGGGGGTTTCGGCAGTGGCGGAGCTGCCGCCGGCGGGCACCCTCGTCGGCATCGCGAAACGGGAGATGAAGGGCACGCCCACGCTTGCCCTGAAGACCCCCGAAGACCTCCCCGCGTTGGCCGGGCTCACCATCTCCGGCTAGCTTTCCCTCCGCGGCCGTGCAACGAAAACGCACGATCGTGACCGAGCAGACGGTAACCATCGCCTGACTCGATTCGAAAAACAACAGTAGAAGCCCTGCAAAGTAGATAAGAAGGGAGCCACGAAGTGGCCGCTCTGACCCAGGAACAAATCGTCGAGGAACTCGGCAAGATCATCGAAGAGGTAACGGGTATCGAGCCCGCTGAGGTGACGATCGAGAAGTCCTTCGTCGATGACCTGGACATCGACTCGCTGTCCATGGTCGAAATCGCAGTGCAGACCGAGGACAAGTACGGCGTGAAGATCCCTGACGAGGATCTGGCCAGCCTGAAGACGGTCGGCGACGCTGTCGGCTACATCCAGAAGCTCGAGGCCGAGAACGCTGACGCGGCCGCGGAGCTCAAGGCCAAGTTCGACGCCGAGTAGGGCCGACACTGTGACCACTCCTTCCACTTTGAACGGGAACTTCCCCAACGTCGTCGTCACGAGTATGGCGGCGACCACGTCGATCGCTGGTGATGTCGATGCGACGTGGAAGGGACTCCTCAACGGCGAGAGCGGCATCGACGTTCTCGAGGATTCCTTCGTCGAGGAGTACGACCTGCCGGTCCGCATCGGCGGTCACCTGAAGGTTCGGCCCGACACCCTGCTGTCCCGTGTCGAGTGCCGCCGGATGGCCTACGTTGAGCAGCTCGCGACCGTGCTCGGTCGCGAGGTCTGGCGCAACGCGGGCAGTCCGGAGGTCGACCCGGAGCGGCTGGGGGTGGCGATCGGCACCGGACTCGGTGGCGGTGACGCCCTCATCGACTCGGTCGACAAGCTGAAGAACGGTGGCTATCGCAAGATTTCGCCACTGGCTGTTCAGATGGTCATGCCGAATGGCCCGTCGGCTGTTGTCGGTCTCGAATTGAAGGCCAGGGCAGGAGTGGTCACTCCGGTCTCGGCGTGCTCATCGGGCTCCGAGGCCATCGCCAATGCTTGGCGGATGATCGTCATGGGTGACGCCGATATCGTCGTCACCGGTGGCGTGGAGGGTTTCATCGACGCGGTGCCGATCGCGGCGTTCACCATGATGCGCGCGATGAGCACCCGTAATGACGACCCGAAGGGCGCATCGCGCCCGTTCGACAAAGACCGGGACGGTTTCGTCTTCGGTGAGGCCGGTGCGCTGATGGTCATCGAGACCGAGGAGCACGCCAAGGCACGCGGAGCCACCATTCACGCTCGCCTGCTGGGCGCCGGAATCACCTCCGACGGTTACCACTTGGTCGCGCCCGACCCCACGGGTGACGGCGCCGCGCGGGCGATGACCCGGGCGATGCAGACCGCTGGTCTGACCAAGAAGGACATCACCCACATCAATGCCCATGCGACCGCGACCCCGATCGGCGATACCGCCGAGGCGAACGCGATCAACAAGGCCGTGGGTAACCACGCTTCGGTGTACGCGCCGAAGTCGGCACTGGGTCACTCGATCGGCGCCGTGGGCGCGCTGGAATCGATTTTGACCGTGCTCAGCATTCGCGACGGCATCGTCCCGCCGACGCTGAACCTGGAGAACCAGGATCCGGAGATCGATCTGGATGTGGTGCACGGCGAGGCTCGCCGTCAGGAGATCGCGTACGCGATCAACAACTCATTCGGTTTCGGTGGGCACAATGTCGCGCTCACCTTCGGTCGGGCATAGCCGCTCGGTAACCGATTCAGTCTGTGCGGAGCCCCTACATGGTTACGCAAGCTGCCGCCTCCGGGGCTTGACCGCACAGACTGGCTGACTGCACAGCGATCCCCGGTGGGGTCGGCAACTCCACAGTTGTCCGACCTCACCGGAGTTCGACATACGCAGCCGCGGTAGCGGCGCACTTCCTGAGGTGAGGAGAAAACGCGATGACAATTATTGCTCCCGCGTTTCAACCAGAGACTGCGACCGATCCGCGTGATCCGCTCGGTCGACTCCAACGCTTCTTCGATCCTGGGACCGTTCTACCGCTACACCCGCGGGACAAGTCCGGTGTGCTCGCCGCGATCGGCGAGGTGGACGGTGTCCGTACGGTCGCCTACTGCTCCGACGCCACCGTCATGGGCGGCGCGATGGGCGTCGAGGGCTGCAAGCACATCGTCGACGCGATCGACACCGCCATCGAATCCGCCGTCCCGGTGGTCGGCATCTGGCACTCCGGCGGGGCACGCCTGGCCGAGGGCGTCGAGGCGCTGCACGCGGTCGGCCTGGTCTTCGAGGCCATGGTCCGCGCGTCGGGCCTGGTGCCGCAGATCTCGGTGGTGCTCGGCTTCGCGGCCGGTGGCGCCGCCTACGGTCCCGCGCTGACCGATATCGTGATCATGGCGCCCGAGGGCCGGATCTTCGTGACCGGTCCCGATGTGGTGCGCAGCGTCACCGGTGAGCAGGTCGATATGGCCACCCTGGGTGGTCCCGAGACGCACGGCAAGAAGTCCGGTGTCACCCATATCGTGGCCAACGACGAGGCCGACGCGCTGCACCGCGGGCGTCGTCTGGTGTCGATGTTTTCCGAGCAGGGCGAATTCGATCTGGTCGCCGCCGCGCACGGTGATGTCGACCTGAAGGCGATGATGCCCGAGTCGGCCAAGCGCGCCTACGACGTGAAGCCGATCATCCACGAGCTGCTCGACAACGTCGACGGTGAGTCGTCGTTCGAAGAGCTGCAGGGTGGTTACGCGCGCAGCATTATCACCGGTCTCGGACGGCTCGGTGGCCGCACCGTTGGTGTGCTGGCCAACAACCCGATCCGGCTCGGTGGCTGCCTGAACTCCGAAAGCGCCGAGAAGGCCGCGCGTTTCGTGCGGTTGTGCGATGCCTTCGGCATTCCGATCGTGGTGCTCACCGATGTGCCCGGATACCTGCCCGGTGTCAGCATGGAGTGGGAAGGGGTCGTGCGCCGCGGCGCGAAGCTGCTGCACGCGTTCGCCGAGGCGCGGGTGCCGCGGGTCACGTTGGTCACCCGCAAGATCTACGGTGGCGCCTACATCGCGATGAACGCCCGTTCGCTCGGCGCGACCGCGGTGTACGCGTGGCCCGGTTCCGAGGTCGCCGTGATGGGCGCCAAGGCCGCGGTCGGGATCCTGCACAAGAAGGCACTGGCCGCCGCGCCCGCGGACGAGCGTGAGGCGCTGCACGAGCGTCTGACGGTCGAGCACGAGCGCATCGCCGGTGGGGTGGAGCGGGCCATCGCGATCGGTGTCG is part of the Nocardia sp. NBC_00565 genome and encodes:
- the aceE gene encoding pyruvate dehydrogenase (acetyl-transferring), homodimeric type encodes the protein MRVIREGVASYLPDIDPEETSEWLESFDEMLDREGPGRARYLMLRLLERAGERRVAIPALTSTDYVNTIPTENEPWFPGDEEVERRFRAWIRWNAAIMVHRAQRPGIGVGGHISTYASSAALYEVGFNHFFRGKDHSGGGDSIFIQGHASPGIYARAFLEGRLSTDRMDGFRQEYSHGGPGHGLPSYPHPRLLNDFWEFPTVSMGLGPMNAIYQARFNHYLHDRGIKDTSDQHVWAFLGDGEMDEPESRGLIQVAANEGLDNLTFVINCNLQRLDGPVRGNGKIIQELESFFRGAGWNVIKVIWGREWDALLGADRDGALVNLMNTTPDGDFQTYKANDGAYVRDHFFGRDPRTKALVQDLSDEGIWNLKRGGHDYRKVYAAYAAAMAHKGQPTVILAKTIKGYTLGKHFEGRNATHQMKKLTLQDLKDFRDLQRIPISDAELEKDPYLPPYYHPGMEANEIQYLLDRRKALGGFLPERRTTAKPLQLPGDEAYKSVRKGSGKQNVATTMALVRLMKELLRDKEIGKRIVPIIPDEARTFGMDSWFPSLKIYNRNGQLYTSVDAELMLAYKESSVGQILHEGINEAGSTASFTAAGTSYATHGEPMIPLYIFYSMFGFQRTGDGLWAAADQLARGFVLGATAGRTTLTGEGLQHNDGHSLLLASTNPAVVTYDPAFSFEIAHIVRDGLRRMYGGGTAEPGPGALPGTHPHGSAGEFGGEDIFYYITLYNEPYVQPAEPDDLDIAGLLKGLYVYKRGGEGSVRAQILVSGVTVPDGVRAQALLAEEWGVQADVWSVTSWGELRKEALSKEIAELRNPGTDAGVPYVTQALARVEGPYVAATDWMRAVPDQVRKWVPGDFTTLGTDGFGFSDTRPAARRVYNVDAQSIVVAALSALARTGKIDPVKAREAAAKYRIDDVDAAPKSAPGAEDELA
- a CDS encoding PucR family transcriptional regulator, with product MVERKPPRPRRISEGSSEHEVYLPTGALSPNRQNRDPLPDTLLKRVKQFSGRLSTEAVGSMQDRLPFFADLDAAQRAGVQMLVQTAVVNFLEWLQDPDSDIRFSLDAFQVIPQDLARRLTLRQTVDMVRVAMEFFEQWLPALARNDRQLVALTEAVLRYGRELGFAAASVYASAAESRGAWDTRLEALVVDAVVRGDTGPDMLSRAATLNWDATAPATVLVGTPPGDQGVSMVGSVHTIAARHGRAALAVVQGARLVMVVSGNLGESSFISPFLADLLAEVFSDGPVVIGPTTRTLGAAHASAVEALAGMEAVVGWRGAPRPVHATELLPERALLGDRAAIDALNEYLVLPLAAAGSSLADTLEAYLDCGGAVETCARQLYVHPNTVRYRLKRIAEITGRDPMNPRDAYVLRIAATVGRLTRTRNESSTSTPEVTQFSMGHDGV
- a CDS encoding ACP S-malonyltransferase, with the protein product MIALFAPGQGSQTPGMLAPWLDLPGATDRLALWSKASGLDLVRLGTTATAEEITDTAVTQPLVVAAALLAFSEVEPDSLPAATIIAGHSVGELAAAAVAGVISADDAVALAAIRGAEMAKACALEPTGMSAVLGGDEATVLARLEELDLVPANRNAAGQIVAAGRMAALAELAANPPEKARVRALPVAGAFHTAFMAPAQDAVTEAIAKITPKEPTRILLSNFDGKVVASGADAVAKLAAQVTRPVRWDLCTETVRQAGVSAVAELPPAGTLVGIAKREMKGTPTLALKTPEDLPALAGLTISG
- the acpM gene encoding meromycolate extension acyl carrier protein AcpM: MAALTQEQIVEELGKIIEEVTGIEPAEVTIEKSFVDDLDIDSLSMVEIAVQTEDKYGVKIPDEDLASLKTVGDAVGYIQKLEAENADAAAELKAKFDAE
- a CDS encoding KasA/KasB family beta-ketoacyl-ACP synthase, coding for MTTPSTLNGNFPNVVVTSMAATTSIAGDVDATWKGLLNGESGIDVLEDSFVEEYDLPVRIGGHLKVRPDTLLSRVECRRMAYVEQLATVLGREVWRNAGSPEVDPERLGVAIGTGLGGGDALIDSVDKLKNGGYRKISPLAVQMVMPNGPSAVVGLELKARAGVVTPVSACSSGSEAIANAWRMIVMGDADIVVTGGVEGFIDAVPIAAFTMMRAMSTRNDDPKGASRPFDKDRDGFVFGEAGALMVIETEEHAKARGATIHARLLGAGITSDGYHLVAPDPTGDGAARAMTRAMQTAGLTKKDITHINAHATATPIGDTAEANAINKAVGNHASVYAPKSALGHSIGAVGALESILTVLSIRDGIVPPTLNLENQDPEIDLDVVHGEARRQEIAYAINNSFGFGGHNVALTFGRA
- a CDS encoding acyl-CoA carboxylase subunit beta: MTIIAPAFQPETATDPRDPLGRLQRFFDPGTVLPLHPRDKSGVLAAIGEVDGVRTVAYCSDATVMGGAMGVEGCKHIVDAIDTAIESAVPVVGIWHSGGARLAEGVEALHAVGLVFEAMVRASGLVPQISVVLGFAAGGAAYGPALTDIVIMAPEGRIFVTGPDVVRSVTGEQVDMATLGGPETHGKKSGVTHIVANDEADALHRGRRLVSMFSEQGEFDLVAAAHGDVDLKAMMPESAKRAYDVKPIIHELLDNVDGESSFEELQGGYARSIITGLGRLGGRTVGVLANNPIRLGGCLNSESAEKAARFVRLCDAFGIPIVVLTDVPGYLPGVSMEWEGVVRRGAKLLHAFAEARVPRVTLVTRKIYGGAYIAMNARSLGATAVYAWPGSEVAVMGAKAAVGILHKKALAAAPADEREALHERLTVEHERIAGGVERAIAIGVVDEVIDPAKTRSTLAAALAAAPARKSHHKNIPL